A stretch of the Teredinibacter haidensis genome encodes the following:
- a CDS encoding ATP-binding protein, translated as MSSHLFMEKAHDFQQFSFRQVSLRLLVIALLLVIPLVFLVYLNVSQTDKDLQQVNRQVDVLKALLIANAIDSTDVNPLFNHNLIDNEFDQKLQDITLNSETFEQFAQQHLPEFNESWRLRYNTLTAPVDRGETQPPGTKNRTVMENARKSFYNAAGNLLFSSDPEDSSETINTTIHTITIIPELISDIIIVGLQSYDLEEAHNTSATHARTKQISERLNLISDILTSSNFAHINIPALNELIQQWIGQTKRITEKHVMLSFAGLTGGENNELINLQIDHKNLRQLTGEVLHYFFKLQNSKIESLKKHFLSRQNTLESWRSTLLLVVAATIVLSFLMTFYIIKNIRLTQTYMEKQNTLLEQGIQARTKKIQQVQKDTEELNETLKNEIVRSDQFAKQAEIANHAKSVFLATMSHEIRTPLNSIIGGSNILKKTVLDTKQLKLLKMINNSGNTLLELINDILDFSKIEANELTLEKTGFDLEVLILEIAHIFSFKTQEKSISLAVDFPLTCEGTWEGDPTRLKQVILNLIGNAVKFTDTGGITCRLTISTNDNLCISVEDTGIGIRDENLNKLFDPFVQSDNSITRQYGGSGLGLSITHKLVELMGGEITVSSKINTGSTFKVSLPLTQFVCLPTANQKANIIAIGLDSIVKMRLTEWGYHLHCINATSNAIDYTSIPADKKWQSILISSNLLKRKSLHSVIPTEIGLPTGIIYDFDIPHSEALPIENSLPISLTQPASIIRKQLDNLCWPTHSDIIQSINDSQESHASNSPKHLNFSGKVLLIEDVTFNQIVAKEFLSDYGIETITADDGMEGVERFKQQEYKLVLMDIHMPKMDGFSAVQHIRDWEKENRKEVTPIVAMTADILPETRKRIFSSGMDNVLPKPFDEDAFDSIIKTYFSDKNISELPASTATARLKVAPAMTVDTSLAFDAKLIMGKLKNRLDRVSKITHSFSESLDARLQKIEDAFQTNDTEQLEFHVHALKGTSGNIGANTLYRLSCEIELLIGEHANSEQLKPLLSQYPIEAKRFRLELEEKMALLSS; from the coding sequence ATGAGCAGCCACTTATTTATGGAAAAAGCCCACGATTTTCAGCAGTTTAGCTTTCGCCAGGTTAGCTTACGCTTACTGGTTATAGCTTTGTTGTTGGTTATTCCATTGGTTTTCTTGGTTTATTTAAACGTGTCGCAAACGGACAAGGATCTACAGCAGGTCAACCGCCAGGTTGATGTGCTGAAAGCCCTGCTGATAGCCAATGCTATCGATAGCACCGATGTCAACCCGCTGTTTAACCACAATCTTATCGATAACGAATTTGACCAGAAGCTTCAGGACATTACGTTAAATTCCGAAACGTTTGAACAATTTGCGCAACAACACCTGCCTGAGTTCAACGAAAGCTGGCGGCTCAGATATAACACTCTGACCGCACCTGTAGATCGAGGCGAAACCCAACCGCCAGGCACAAAAAATAGGACGGTAATGGAAAATGCCCGAAAATCTTTTTATAACGCGGCAGGTAACCTGCTATTCAGCTCCGATCCTGAAGACTCCAGCGAAACGATTAATACCACAATCCATACCATCACCATTATTCCCGAGCTAATTTCAGACATTATCATCGTTGGTTTGCAATCCTACGACCTTGAGGAGGCACACAATACCAGTGCAACTCATGCCAGAACAAAACAGATCAGCGAACGACTTAACTTGATCAGCGATATCCTGACATCGTCCAATTTCGCCCATATAAACATACCTGCCCTAAATGAGCTGATCCAACAATGGATCGGTCAAACAAAGCGCATTACAGAAAAGCACGTTATGCTCTCTTTCGCGGGCTTAACCGGAGGAGAAAATAATGAACTGATCAATCTTCAGATCGACCATAAAAACTTGCGTCAACTTACGGGTGAGGTACTGCACTATTTTTTCAAACTACAGAATTCAAAAATAGAAAGTCTGAAAAAACATTTTTTATCCAGGCAGAACACATTAGAAAGTTGGCGATCAACGCTACTACTGGTTGTAGCCGCCACTATTGTTCTGTCGTTTTTGATGACATTCTATATCATCAAAAATATTCGTCTAACTCAAACTTATATGGAGAAACAAAATACTTTATTGGAACAGGGAATACAGGCACGAACTAAAAAAATACAGCAGGTTCAAAAAGACACGGAAGAGCTAAACGAAACGCTCAAAAACGAGATTGTTCGGTCTGATCAGTTCGCCAAACAGGCTGAAATCGCCAATCATGCCAAGAGTGTATTTTTGGCCACAATGAGTCATGAAATTCGCACGCCGCTGAATTCAATTATTGGCGGATCCAACATTCTTAAAAAAACTGTACTCGACACAAAGCAATTAAAACTCCTAAAAATGATCAACAACTCGGGCAACACTCTGCTCGAATTGATTAATGATATTTTGGACTTTTCAAAGATAGAAGCAAATGAGCTGACTTTGGAAAAAACAGGATTTGACTTGGAAGTTTTGATACTGGAAATCGCACATATTTTTTCATTTAAAACCCAGGAAAAATCAATTTCTCTTGCTGTTGATTTCCCTCTGACTTGTGAAGGCACCTGGGAGGGCGACCCCACCCGCCTTAAGCAAGTTATTCTTAACCTGATTGGTAATGCCGTTAAATTTACGGACACGGGAGGCATAACCTGCAGGCTTACCATTAGTACAAACGACAATCTCTGCATATCAGTGGAAGATACCGGCATAGGTATCAGAGACGAAAACCTAAACAAGCTATTTGATCCCTTTGTTCAAAGCGATAATTCCATCACTCGACAATACGGTGGTAGCGGCCTGGGATTATCTATTACCCATAAGCTGGTCGAGCTAATGGGCGGCGAAATTACAGTTTCCAGCAAAATCAATACCGGTTCAACATTTAAGGTCTCGCTACCGTTAACACAATTCGTCTGCCTGCCAACAGCGAACCAAAAAGCCAATATAATTGCCATCGGATTAGATTCCATTGTCAAAATGCGACTAACAGAGTGGGGGTATCATTTGCATTGCATTAACGCTACAAGTAATGCAATCGACTATACATCAATACCTGCCGATAAAAAGTGGCAGTCGATTCTAATTTCATCAAACTTACTGAAAAGAAAATCGTTACACTCAGTTATCCCTACCGAAATTGGCCTACCAACTGGCATTATTTATGATTTTGATATTCCGCACTCGGAAGCTTTACCAATCGAAAACTCCCTACCTATTTCCCTCACCCAACCGGCCTCCATTATTAGAAAACAACTCGATAACCTTTGCTGGCCGACTCATTCCGATATAATCCAAAGCATTAACGATTCACAAGAAAGTCACGCTTCAAACAGCCCAAAACACTTAAATTTTAGTGGCAAAGTTCTATTGATCGAGGATGTCACATTTAATCAGATTGTAGCGAAAGAATTTTTAAGCGATTACGGTATCGAAACCATAACCGCAGATGATGGAATGGAGGGCGTGGAACGTTTCAAGCAGCAAGAATACAAACTGGTTTTAATGGACATTCATATGCCAAAAATGGATGGCTTTAGCGCTGTTCAGCACATTCGAGACTGGGAAAAAGAAAACCGAAAAGAGGTCACACCTATTGTCGCTATGACTGCCGATATACTGCCCGAAACCCGAAAGCGTATTTTTTCCTCGGGAATGGATAACGTTCTTCCTAAGCCCTTTGATGAGGACGCTTTCGACAGTATAATTAAGACCTATTTTTCTGACAAAAATATTTCCGAACTCCCCGCCTCTACCGCTACAGCAAGATTAAAGGTGGCCCCCGCGATGACAGTCGACACCAGCCTAGCATTTGATGCCAAGCTGATTATGGGCAAATTGAAGAATCGGCTCGACCGCGTCAGTAAAATTACCCACTCGTTTAGCGAGAGCCTTGATGCGCGGCTACAAAAGATAGAAGACGCCTTTCAAACCAATGATACAGAACAACTTGAGTTCCATGTCCATGCATTGAAAGGAACCTCGGGCAATATTGGCGCAAACACTCTTTATCGACTTTCCTGCGAGATAGAGTTACTGATCGGCGAGCACGCCAACAGTGAACAGCTAAAGCCTCTGCTTTCCCAATACCCGATAGAAGCGAAACGGTTTCGGCTCGAGCTTGAGGAAAAAATGGCACTGCTTTCGAGCTAA
- a CDS encoding TonB-dependent receptor plug domain-containing protein, which yields MVNSFNTCCAFVSGCSRWIVAYVVFIILPQAVNADTENTNASATGDEQGSSLQQMELQDLLQQHSQVYRQSVTASSVSESLRDAPAALVVIDRGDIRRRGYDSLDDILQDLPGFDTITTNGTEHVVTYQRGYRTPWTQRTLFLINGKVDNNMWMHGATFSRQYPMQQIERVEVLYGPSGAVYGPNAFLGVVNIITRNVDDLLDGENTVELSVSGGSFNTRALELSLLGKREEFGYSFGARIFKSDEADLSDYSDWGYSRSELLQDSAYWGAGIGEGEDPAVPGFVSPAGDLNVDGKVSARERINGEVLGQYADPSKNTGLLGELYWKNWTLGVISWETDESYGPYYSFVDAQPSANWFHKSNQLYLNNHYVIKDGISLSSEGVYRENSTGGDWVESFGTNLSISDWLSSNSAWRFEQQLNIQYSPRLRLTTGIKYERKALTKSYMICNYWEGSGFCPAQGERSTNGLTSDGSGVILASEVSSANPMQLPPSLDDNIPDFNIEDTSDKGMFVQAIYAIDKWRFNGGIRWDKNSVYGSEVNPRGAAIYHWNKSTTLKLVYGEAFQEPSPKDLYGSWTGRDSNADLKSEKVRTLEFIGIHQAGKLLFDTSLYYSRYQNVITSSANVGGRDIFGLETRTQYRMDNFIPGSSDITGNLFYAYTRAMAERQYENSLDQWVDQQGIQGDIAPHKINFLVNIPIKERWNFNFRANWFCERELFSENPLRADSNADREHNRKAKSYTRFDANLLYSAGRFSAGFKIENLFSEEYLLPGVEGAGSGDDFSVDSDGFQNSLIPQVKSRIYTLTVSVQL from the coding sequence ATGGTTAATTCTTTCAATACTTGCTGTGCCTTTGTTTCCGGGTGTTCTCGCTGGATCGTTGCCTATGTGGTTTTTATTATCCTGCCGCAAGCGGTTAATGCAGATACAGAAAATACAAATGCATCGGCTACTGGTGATGAGCAAGGCAGTTCGCTGCAGCAGATGGAGCTGCAGGATTTACTACAGCAGCACTCACAGGTTTATCGTCAATCGGTCACGGCTTCGTCGGTTAGTGAAAGTTTGCGAGATGCGCCAGCGGCGCTGGTCGTGATAGACCGGGGGGATATTCGCCGCAGAGGTTACGACAGTCTAGACGATATACTGCAGGACCTTCCGGGCTTTGACACCATTACCACCAATGGCACCGAGCACGTAGTGACTTATCAGCGTGGCTATCGAACACCCTGGACGCAGCGGACTCTTTTTCTTATCAACGGAAAAGTTGATAACAATATGTGGATGCATGGCGCGACTTTTTCACGTCAGTATCCCATGCAGCAAATAGAGCGTGTCGAGGTACTCTACGGGCCGAGCGGTGCAGTATACGGCCCCAATGCGTTTTTAGGTGTCGTGAATATTATTACCCGCAATGTTGATGATTTACTTGATGGCGAAAACACGGTGGAGCTTAGCGTGTCGGGGGGTAGTTTTAACACTCGAGCCCTGGAGCTTTCGCTGTTGGGTAAAAGGGAGGAGTTTGGTTACAGTTTTGGCGCACGAATATTCAAGAGCGATGAGGCCGATCTTTCTGACTATAGCGATTGGGGTTACAGTCGATCGGAGCTATTGCAAGACAGCGCATACTGGGGGGCGGGAATCGGTGAGGGAGAAGACCCGGCTGTCCCTGGATTTGTTAGCCCTGCGGGTGATTTAAATGTTGATGGTAAGGTGTCAGCCCGCGAGCGGATTAATGGTGAAGTGCTAGGCCAATACGCGGACCCAAGCAAAAACACGGGCTTGTTGGGCGAATTATACTGGAAAAACTGGACCCTGGGCGTTATCAGCTGGGAAACGGACGAGTCCTATGGGCCCTATTACTCTTTTGTCGATGCGCAGCCCTCAGCCAACTGGTTTCATAAGTCCAATCAGCTTTACCTGAATAATCATTATGTGATTAAAGACGGTATATCGCTTTCCAGCGAAGGGGTTTACCGGGAAAACAGTACGGGCGGTGATTGGGTCGAATCCTTCGGCACCAACCTCAGTATTTCCGATTGGCTCTCCAGCAACAGCGCATGGCGTTTCGAGCAGCAGTTAAATATTCAATACTCACCGCGACTGCGACTGACTACAGGTATTAAATACGAGCGTAAAGCGCTAACCAAGAGCTATATGATTTGTAACTACTGGGAGGGGTCAGGCTTTTGCCCCGCTCAGGGTGAGCGTTCCACTAATGGGCTGACATCAGATGGTTCCGGTGTGATATTGGCCAGTGAGGTCAGCTCGGCCAATCCTATGCAATTACCACCAAGCCTGGATGATAATATTCCCGATTTTAATATCGAGGATACTAGCGATAAGGGCATGTTTGTTCAGGCAATATACGCGATAGATAAATGGCGCTTTAACGGCGGCATTCGTTGGGATAAAAACAGCGTATACGGCAGTGAAGTGAATCCGCGCGGCGCTGCCATCTATCATTGGAATAAAAGCACCACTCTAAAGTTGGTTTACGGAGAAGCTTTCCAGGAACCCTCGCCCAAAGACTTGTACGGCAGCTGGACCGGCAGAGATTCAAACGCCGATCTAAAATCGGAAAAAGTTCGTACACTGGAATTTATAGGTATCCATCAGGCGGGAAAGCTTCTGTTTGACACATCACTCTATTACAGTCGATACCAAAATGTGATCACCAGCTCTGCAAATGTTGGTGGGCGTGATATTTTTGGCTTGGAGACCAGAACCCAATATCGTATGGATAACTTTATTCCGGGCTCCAGCGATATTACGGGGAATTTGTTTTATGCCTACACGCGCGCAATGGCCGAAAGACAGTATGAAAATAGCTTGGATCAGTGGGTGGATCAGCAAGGTATACAGGGTGATATCGCGCCCCATAAAATCAATTTTCTGGTTAATATCCCCATTAAAGAACGCTGGAACTTCAATTTTCGTGCGAACTGGTTTTGTGAAAGGGAGCTGTTTTCCGAAAACCCGCTTCGTGCAGATAGCAATGCTGACCGCGAGCACAATAGAAAGGCGAAGTCGTATACGCGCTTTGACGCCAATTTGCTGTACAGTGCCGGCCGTTTTTCTGCTGGCTTTAAAATTGAAAACTTATTTTCTGAAGAGTACTTGCTTCCCGGTGTTGAAGGGGCGGGTAGTGGGGACGATTTTAGTGTTGATAGCGACGGTTTTCAGAACTCATTGATACCGCAAGTGAAATCCAGAATATATACCTTAACTGTGAGTGTGCAGCTATGA
- a CDS encoding YfiR family protein, with product MNTSSKRYALQWLKILLMFGACIGSLNVYSKTLPAPLMAALLVKVASFERQTSSKQNIVIQVINDDHLAKQLQTYIGQSIGQGKIIEIVSRSQAITETTDIVFVGRTSRLIDLLAETRKKNILTFTGHKTLAYEGVIVGLFDNEGVPGILLNLISSRESGLRWETDILDFVTLIE from the coding sequence ATGAACACAAGCAGTAAGCGGTATGCGCTTCAATGGCTAAAAATTTTGCTGATGTTTGGGGCGTGCATTGGCAGCTTGAATGTTTACAGTAAAACACTGCCGGCTCCCCTAATGGCGGCACTGCTGGTAAAAGTGGCAAGCTTTGAACGACAAACGAGTAGTAAACAAAATATCGTTATACAGGTTATTAATGATGACCACCTGGCAAAACAGTTGCAAACCTATATTGGCCAATCGATAGGGCAGGGCAAGATCATTGAAATCGTCAGCCGAAGCCAGGCAATTACAGAAACAACGGATATTGTTTTCGTGGGTAGAACATCGCGCTTGATCGATTTACTGGCTGAAACAAGAAAGAAAAATATATTAACCTTTACGGGGCATAAAACGTTGGCCTACGAAGGGGTTATTGTTGGCCTGTTTGACAATGAAGGTGTGCCGGGAATTCTATTAAATCTCATCAGTTCGCGTGAAAGCGGTCTGAGATGGGAAACAGATATTCTTGATTTTGTAACGCTTATTGAATAG
- the nhaD gene encoding sodium:proton antiporter NhaD, translating to MTYVIGLLAVAAFLLVVFEDLIHINKAKSTLFIGTLCWLLAYLFPLHGSGAQTVTEQLNENLLEIAILWLFLMSAMTFVAYLNSKGFVNAVVQRILPRELHERTLMLLLGGFAFLFSSFADNVTATLVALAVITSLKVQPRKRLKYATLTVFAVNSGGVSLITGDVTTLMIFLAGKVTIPDLLLLIAPSLCAVLVLGGLLSIRMRGRIVFDTEIQPIERTDIAIALIFLATILATLLLNAFFHIPPVLTFLFGLSCMFLVAQYLFRKKTNRNMLNYIREIEFDTLLFFLGVLLIVGMLKEIGVLSHLTQIYDVMETPYANYILGLMSALLDNVPLTAALLKANVEMDLAGWLSVTYATGVGGSVLIIGSAAGIIAMSKVKELTFFSYLSMAGYLLTAYSVGYWLSYWMAQRVL from the coding sequence ATGACCTATGTTATTGGGCTTTTGGCTGTCGCGGCTTTTTTATTGGTGGTGTTTGAAGACCTTATCCATATTAACAAAGCCAAATCCACCCTGTTTATTGGCACCCTTTGCTGGCTGCTCGCTTACCTGTTTCCCCTGCACGGATCTGGCGCCCAGACAGTTACCGAGCAACTAAACGAAAACCTGCTGGAAATTGCCATACTCTGGCTGTTCCTAATGTCGGCAATGACCTTTGTCGCCTACCTCAACAGCAAGGGCTTCGTAAATGCTGTGGTTCAGCGCATACTGCCGCGCGAGCTACACGAACGCACTTTAATGTTGCTTTTGGGTGGTTTTGCATTTTTGTTTTCATCCTTCGCGGACAACGTAACCGCTACATTGGTGGCTCTTGCGGTCATTACCAGTTTGAAGGTACAGCCCCGCAAGCGGTTGAAGTATGCAACCCTCACCGTGTTTGCAGTAAACAGCGGTGGTGTTTCTCTGATTACGGGTGACGTCACCACGCTGATGATCTTTTTAGCCGGTAAGGTCACGATTCCCGATCTGCTATTGCTTATAGCGCCATCTCTATGTGCGGTACTGGTTCTGGGCGGATTATTGTCGATTCGTATGCGCGGCCGTATTGTATTCGATACAGAGATACAGCCCATTGAGCGTACCGATATCGCCATTGCCCTTATCTTTCTGGCGACAATTCTTGCCACCCTCTTGTTGAACGCTTTTTTCCACATTCCTCCCGTTCTGACCTTTTTGTTTGGCCTTAGCTGCATGTTTTTAGTAGCGCAGTATTTGTTCCGCAAAAAAACAAACCGCAATATGCTCAACTATATTCGCGAAATCGAGTTCGATACGCTGCTGTTCTTCCTCGGTGTACTGTTAATTGTTGGAATGCTGAAAGAGATTGGTGTACTCAGCCATCTGACCCAGATTTACGATGTAATGGAAACGCCCTACGCTAATTATATTCTGGGTTTGATGTCTGCTTTGCTAGACAACGTTCCATTAACTGCTGCCCTGCTAAAAGCCAATGTTGAGATGGATCTGGCCGGCTGGCTATCGGTTACTTATGCCACCGGCGTGGGCGGTTCAGTATTGATCATTGGTTCCGCCGCAGGGATTATCGCCATGAGTAAGGTAAAGGAGCTGACGTTTTTCTCATACCTTTCCATGGCTGGCTATCTGCTCACTGCCTATTCGGTGGGCTACTGGTTGAGCTATTGGATGGCACAGCGGGTACTATAG
- the yfbR gene encoding 5'-deoxynucleotidase — protein MQSHFFAYISKIRWIIRWGLKRNAIPENVMEHSWEVATIAHAMAVIGNRRFGRQYDVNAVATAALYHDVSEVITGDMPTPIKYHSPGMQRAFKEVEVQAERELIGLLPEDLREDFTHLVVSAEVPKDIKRIIKGADTIAAFLKCQEELKAGNKEFSKAAEDIVARISGFDMPEVDTFLEIFSPSYKLTLDELLNGNDKVRKLPLHQQ, from the coding sequence ATGCAAAGCCATTTCTTCGCCTATATTAGCAAAATTCGTTGGATTATCCGTTGGGGCTTAAAGCGCAACGCGATACCTGAAAACGTTATGGAGCACAGTTGGGAGGTGGCGACCATTGCCCACGCCATGGCGGTGATAGGAAACAGGCGTTTTGGCCGTCAGTACGACGTAAATGCCGTTGCCACTGCCGCGCTGTATCACGACGTATCCGAGGTGATAACTGGCGATATGCCTACGCCTATCAAATACCACTCCCCAGGAATGCAGCGTGCGTTTAAAGAAGTCGAGGTTCAGGCAGAGCGAGAGCTGATTGGCTTGTTGCCGGAGGATTTGCGCGAGGATTTTACGCACCTTGTTGTCTCCGCTGAAGTGCCGAAGGATATTAAGCGTATCATTAAGGGTGCTGATACCATTGCTGCTTTTCTTAAGTGTCAGGAAGAACTAAAGGCGGGTAATAAGGAGTTTTCAAAAGCCGCAGAAGATATTGTCGCACGTATATCAGGGTTTGATATGCCTGAAGTGGATACCTTTTTAGAGATATTTTCGCCGAGCTATAAACTGACTTTGGATGAATTGCTTAATGGTAACGATAAGGTAAGGAAGCTTCCGCTTCATCAGCAATAA
- a CDS encoding SGNH/GDSL hydrolase family protein — MIDNNIQRGVGIAARTIVFGLIASVMIACGDLNSESEMAATTDVAPSNPLIARSGRVEVLDNGAVRFGFPGVSFKFEFTGSSLQLLASSEQGNSYLDIVVDGESSVINIPQNPTKIALLSGSAIGKHSVEIFNRSETWHGITTLSSIEVGQGTLLAKPALPERKILVIGDSITCGEAIESPAECGTKANDWWNPRLSYGMLMAAEFDAQAHLVCMGGHGLIRNWDGVTTDINAPVYYDLAIVAGDASVSWSQADYTPDLVYIALGTNDFSTHAGPIPSESDYVEPYIGFVKKILSDHPNTQVVLTEGPMLDGEAKAALSKYLGITKARVGSDQVHVVHAKKYPSGPCDFHPGKAEHAGIAADIIPPIKTIMGW, encoded by the coding sequence GTGATAGACAATAATATTCAACGCGGTGTCGGTATAGCCGCACGCACGATAGTTTTCGGACTGATCGCTAGCGTCATGATTGCCTGTGGCGATTTAAATTCAGAATCGGAAATGGCGGCAACGACCGATGTTGCGCCGAGTAACCCGCTTATCGCGCGTTCAGGGCGAGTAGAGGTGTTGGATAATGGGGCAGTTCGTTTTGGCTTCCCTGGTGTTTCATTCAAATTTGAATTTACGGGCAGCTCTTTACAGCTCTTGGCCAGCAGTGAACAGGGCAACAGCTATCTGGACATTGTGGTTGATGGTGAATCCAGTGTTATCAACATCCCACAAAATCCCACAAAAATTGCCTTGCTTTCGGGTTCAGCCATTGGCAAGCATTCGGTTGAAATCTTTAATCGATCAGAAACCTGGCACGGTATTACGACCCTTTCTTCAATAGAGGTTGGGCAGGGAACACTGCTGGCTAAGCCAGCGTTACCGGAGCGAAAAATTCTGGTTATTGGAGACTCTATCACCTGTGGCGAGGCCATTGAATCACCGGCAGAATGCGGAACTAAAGCCAACGATTGGTGGAATCCGCGTTTATCCTACGGCATGTTGATGGCGGCAGAGTTTGATGCGCAGGCGCACCTGGTATGTATGGGCGGGCACGGCCTTATTCGCAACTGGGACGGCGTAACAACCGATATCAATGCGCCGGTATATTATGATCTCGCCATTGTTGCTGGCGATGCATCGGTGTCATGGTCGCAGGCGGACTATACGCCGGATCTGGTCTATATTGCGCTGGGCACCAATGACTTCAGTACCCACGCTGGGCCAATACCCTCAGAGAGTGATTACGTAGAGCCCTATATCGGCTTTGTGAAGAAGATTCTGTCGGATCATCCCAATACCCAGGTAGTGTTAACCGAAGGTCCAATGCTTGATGGTGAAGCAAAAGCGGCCCTGTCAAAGTACCTTGGCATAACCAAAGCCAGGGTCGGTAGTGATCAGGTTCATGTCGTGCACGCAAAGAAATACCCCAGCGGCCCCTGTGATTTCCACCCAGGAAAGGCAGAGCACGCGGGCATTGCCGCAGATATCATTCCGCCAATCAAAACCATTATGGGCTGGTAG
- a CDS encoding ABC transporter transmembrane domain-containing protein, with translation MTESSTASSKTNKSLYTLWPIVGFVRPYTKRAIGAVIALVFVAAISLSIGQAVKLVIDEGFVAQSESQLAAAIGLMSVLIFLMAAGTFIRFYLMSWMGERVSADIRKAVFERLISLHPSYFEENLSGEIMSRLTTDTTLLQSIIGSSFSMALRSALTLVGGLVMLLITNIKLSLIVLSGIPFVLLPMVLFGRRVRSLSRKSQDSVADVGAYAGEIIQNIKIVQSYTREREEKIAFGDEVNAAFEIARKRIRQRASLIAVVILLVFTAISMMLWVGGTDVMRGNMSAGDLGAFVFYAIMVSMSLGTLSEVYGELQRAAGAAERLMELLSVEPQIKSPNKPQVLNVGSATSALEFNKLSFSYPSRPEQLALKNIQLNIKKGETIALVGPSGAGKTTLFELLERFYDPLEGEVRVFGCALKTLNIQAARQTIGLVPQQPILFSADVWHNIRYGRPEASDEEVQAAARQAHAHQFIQALPQGYGSFLGEQGVRLSGGQKQRIAIARAILKDPAILLLDEATSALDAESEQHVQAALNDLMKNRTTLIIAHRLSTVIHADRIVLLDNGCIVKVGTHLELLATSPLYKRLCDLQFRNG, from the coding sequence ATGACTGAATCGTCGACAGCAAGCTCTAAAACAAACAAATCTTTGTACACCCTGTGGCCCATTGTGGGGTTTGTTCGCCCTTATACCAAACGAGCGATTGGCGCCGTTATTGCGCTGGTATTTGTCGCGGCCATCAGTTTGTCCATTGGGCAGGCGGTGAAGCTGGTGATAGACGAAGGGTTTGTTGCGCAATCGGAATCGCAATTGGCGGCAGCCATTGGCTTAATGTCAGTACTGATTTTCTTAATGGCAGCTGGAACCTTTATCCGCTTCTACCTTATGTCCTGGATGGGAGAACGGGTGAGCGCCGATATTCGAAAAGCCGTATTTGAACGGCTGATATCCCTTCACCCCAGTTATTTTGAAGAAAACCTGAGCGGCGAAATTATGAGCCGCCTCACAACCGATACCACCTTACTGCAATCCATCATTGGCTCATCGTTTTCTATGGCGTTGCGCAGTGCACTGACGCTGGTAGGTGGTTTGGTCATGCTGCTTATCACCAATATTAAACTCAGTTTGATCGTGTTAAGCGGGATTCCTTTTGTGTTGTTACCCATGGTGCTGTTTGGCCGTCGTGTGCGCAGCCTGTCGAGAAAAAGTCAGGATAGCGTTGCAGACGTTGGCGCCTACGCCGGGGAAATAATTCAAAACATCAAAATCGTACAGAGTTACACCCGCGAGCGGGAAGAAAAAATTGCCTTTGGCGACGAAGTCAACGCAGCATTTGAAATTGCCAGAAAGCGTATTCGTCAGCGTGCTAGCTTAATCGCCGTTGTTATTTTATTAGTCTTCACCGCTATTTCCATGATGCTCTGGGTAGGTGGAACCGATGTTATGCGCGGGAACATGAGCGCGGGTGATCTGGGCGCATTTGTGTTCTACGCGATTATGGTTTCCATGTCGTTGGGCACGTTATCGGAAGTGTATGGTGAGTTGCAGCGCGCGGCGGGAGCGGCAGAAAGGCTGATGGAGCTGCTATCGGTAGAGCCGCAAATTAAAAGCCCCAACAAGCCACAGGTGCTAAACGTCGGCAGCGCTACCTCTGCGCTGGAGTTTAACAAGCTCAGCTTTTCCTACCCCTCCCGACCAGAACAGTTGGCATTAAAAAATATTCAGCTAAACATAAAAAAGGGCGAAACTATTGCTTTGGTTGGCCCATCGGGTGCCGGTAAAACCACATTATTTGAATTGTTGGAACGATTTTACGACCCACTCGAAGGCGAGGTTCGGGTGTTTGGCTGCGCGTTAAAAACGCTAAATATTCAGGCGGCTCGACAAACGATTGGGCTTGTACCACAGCAACCTATCCTGTTCAGTGCCGACGTTTGGCACAATATACGCTATGGTAGGCCCGAGGCCAGCGATGAAGAGGTTCAGGCCGCAGCGCGGCAGGCCCATGCGCACCAATTTATTCAAGCATTGCCGCAGGGTTATGGCAGTTTTTTAGGTGAGCAGGGCGTGCGACTTTCCGGTGGACAAAAACAACGTATTGCTATTGCCAGAGCCATACTAAAAGATCCGGCAATTTTATTGCTTGATGAAGCGACCAGTGCACTGGATGCCGAAAGTGAGCAGCATGTTCAGGCGGCGTTAAATGATCTAATGAAAAACCGAACCACACTGATTATTGCCCACCGCCTTTCAACGGTTATACATGCCGACCGTATTGTGCTTTTGGATAATGGTTGCATCGTGAAAGTGGGGACACATCTAGAGCTGCTGGCGACTTCGCCGCTGTATAAGCGCTTGTGCGATTTGCAGTTCAGGAATGGTTGA